The Desulfohalovibrio reitneri genome contains a region encoding:
- a CDS encoding class I SAM-dependent methyltransferase produces MRRHGEIGKMLLESIHTLLQQAIHPGDAAVDATVGNGRDTLALARAVGDEGLVCGFDVQEAALARARTRLDREGVSPRVRLLHAGHETLAERLPGELPAPLRERVRAVTFNLGFHPGGDRSIITRPESTLPALDAALNLLAPGGLLSVVAYAGHPGGEAEREAVAAWIDDLHESRLLRLEDPARPAITAWLIRVADASGVR; encoded by the coding sequence GTGAGACGCCACGGAGAGATTGGCAAGATGCTCCTGGAATCCATCCACACCCTGCTCCAGCAAGCCATCCATCCCGGCGACGCCGCGGTGGACGCCACCGTGGGCAACGGCCGCGACACCCTCGCCCTGGCCCGTGCCGTGGGGGACGAGGGGCTGGTCTGCGGCTTCGACGTGCAGGAGGCGGCCCTGGCCCGCGCCCGAACCAGATTGGACCGCGAGGGCGTCTCGCCCCGCGTGCGTCTGCTCCACGCCGGACACGAGACCCTGGCCGAACGCCTGCCCGGGGAACTTCCCGCCCCGCTGCGGGAACGGGTGCGGGCCGTCACCTTCAACCTGGGCTTCCATCCCGGCGGGGACCGCTCAATCATCACCCGGCCGGAGTCCACCCTGCCCGCCCTGGATGCCGCCCTGAACCTGCTGGCCCCCGGCGGGCTGCTGTCCGTGGTGGCCTACGCCGGGCATCCCGGCGGCGAGGCGGAGCGGGAGGCGGTTGCCGCCTGGATCGACGATCTGCACGAATCCCGCCTGCTGCGCCTGGAGGACCCAGCCCGCCCCGCCATAACCGCCTGGCTGATCCGCGTGGCGGATGCCTCCGGTGTGAGGTAG
- a CDS encoding DUF2905 domain-containing protein, with product MQDIGRVIMVVGLVLVVFGGALWLGGKVGLPQGWPDWLRPGRLPGDIVIDRPGFKFYFPLATGVLLSLVVSLVIWIIRFFGR from the coding sequence ATGCAGGATATCGGGCGCGTCATCATGGTCGTGGGGCTGGTGCTGGTCGTCTTCGGCGGCGCGCTGTGGCTGGGCGGCAAGGTCGGGCTGCCCCAGGGCTGGCCGGACTGGCTCCGCCCCGGCCGCCTGCCGGGCGACATCGTCATCGACCGCCCCGGCTTCAAGTTCTACTTCCCCCTGGCCACGGGCGTTCTTCTCAGCCTGGTGGTCTCACTTGTCATCTGGATCATTCGTTTTTTCGGCCGCTAG
- a CDS encoding SAM-dependent methyltransferase: MSLAVYQAAPGFAFELAAELDFLGVDVIERRDPLFLTPGPVRDVAWAQNTWLEPRFLPAPSIGKGAAGLKSIQRNWDMVETDEAGQRRRAELIRQKLPPVKARPLPFGHPAPTAPLGAWTLWKPDSILASPSTSSPFPQGRVLFEEDREGPPNRAYLKLWELFTLLGRAPEPGEMCLDLGGSPGGWAWVLARLGARVVSLDKAPLDPKVAALPGVEERLGSAFALDPAEAARADWFFSDVICYPGRLWKLLSRVMEAAPGLNLACTVKLQGEVTDWTELAPFRDAHGSRLLHLWHNKHELTWVRLAAEKTNDPDDK, from the coding sequence CTGTCCCTGGCCGTATACCAGGCCGCGCCCGGCTTCGCCTTTGAACTGGCCGCGGAGTTGGACTTTCTGGGCGTGGACGTCATCGAGCGCCGCGACCCCCTCTTTCTGACCCCCGGCCCTGTGCGTGATGTTGCCTGGGCGCAAAACACCTGGCTCGAGCCGCGTTTTCTGCCCGCGCCGTCCATCGGTAAGGGCGCCGCCGGCCTCAAGTCCATCCAGCGCAACTGGGATATGGTGGAGACGGACGAGGCGGGACAACGCCGCCGGGCTGAGCTCATCCGCCAGAAGCTTCCGCCGGTGAAGGCCCGGCCCCTGCCCTTCGGCCACCCCGCGCCCACCGCCCCGCTGGGGGCCTGGACCCTGTGGAAACCCGACTCTATCCTGGCCTCGCCGTCCACGAGCAGCCCCTTTCCGCAGGGCCGCGTTCTGTTCGAGGAGGACCGCGAGGGGCCGCCCAACCGCGCCTATCTCAAGCTGTGGGAGCTGTTCACCCTGCTGGGCCGCGCGCCCGAACCTGGCGAGATGTGCCTGGACCTGGGCGGCAGCCCGGGCGGCTGGGCCTGGGTGCTGGCGCGCCTGGGGGCGCGGGTCGTAAGTCTGGACAAGGCCCCGCTAGACCCCAAGGTGGCCGCCTTGCCCGGCGTGGAAGAGCGACTGGGCAGCGCCTTCGCCCTGGACCCGGCCGAGGCGGCCCGGGCGGACTGGTTCTTCTCCGACGTCATCTGCTACCCCGGAAGGCTGTGGAAGCTGCTTTCCCGCGTCATGGAGGCCGCGCCGGGGCTGAACCTGGCCTGCACGGTCAAATTGCAGGGCGAGGTCACGGACTGGACGGAACTGGCCCCCTTCCGCGACGCCCACGGCTCGCGTCTGCTGCACCTCTGGCACAACAAGCACGAACTGACCTGGGTGCGGCTAGCGGCCGAAAAAACGAATGATCCAGATGACAAGTGA
- a CDS encoding HD domain-containing protein — MPEQDANPLPATDPWSNLGEILHLFEEIDPETDTEAMRLAYADVVRLFRGEYPGYRACTTAYHDLDHTLAVSLASARLAHGAFVSGRPFPARDLLLLHMAAIFHDVGYIQRDDDTEGSGAKYTVGHEERGIQFLSDYLGRRGARGRDIRDCAGMIRCTNLSVSPSDLSFSTPGRETLGKMLGAADLLAQVADRWYLEKLFYLYREFHEAEVEGFESELDLLRKTQGFYEHVARRRMDEELDGVDRYMLPHFRARWDLEVDPYQDSIRRNLEYLQTVLATWRDRAAEKLNPENGG; from the coding sequence ATGCCGGAACAGGACGCCAACCCCCTTCCCGCCACCGATCCGTGGAGCAATCTGGGGGAGATTCTCCACCTCTTCGAGGAGATCGACCCGGAGACGGACACCGAGGCCATGCGCTTGGCCTACGCCGACGTGGTCCGCCTGTTCCGGGGCGAGTATCCGGGCTACCGCGCCTGTACCACCGCCTACCACGACCTCGATCACACCCTGGCCGTCTCCCTGGCCTCCGCCCGGCTGGCGCACGGAGCCTTCGTTTCCGGCCGTCCCTTTCCCGCCCGGGATCTGCTTCTTCTGCACATGGCGGCTATCTTCCACGACGTGGGCTACATCCAGCGCGATGACGACACAGAAGGTTCCGGTGCGAAGTACACCGTGGGCCACGAGGAACGGGGCATCCAGTTCCTTTCCGACTATCTGGGCCGGCGCGGCGCGCGGGGGAGGGATATCCGCGACTGCGCGGGCATGATCCGCTGCACCAACCTGTCCGTGTCGCCTTCCGATCTGTCCTTCTCCACCCCGGGAAGAGAGACGCTGGGGAAGATGCTCGGCGCGGCCGATCTGCTGGCCCAGGTGGCAGACCGCTGGTACCTGGAGAAGCTCTTTTACCTCTACCGCGAATTCCACGAGGCCGAGGTGGAGGGCTTCGAGTCGGAATTGGACCTGCTACGCAAGACCCAGGGGTTCTACGAGCACGTGGCCCGCCGCCGCATGGACGAGGAACTGGACGGCGTGGACCGCTACATGCTGCCTCACTTCCGGGCCCGCTGGGACCTGGAGGTGGACCCCTACCAGGACTCCATCCGGCGCAACCTGGAGTACCTCCAGACCGTGCTGGCCACCTGGCGCGACAGGGCGGCTGAAAAACTCAATCCCGAAAACGGCGGTTGA
- a CDS encoding tetratricopeptide repeat protein: protein MTHGFDAGFKGAFSISSASRVGEGATKRKNVQVFYVLAEKRQDGQFDVRYLNDNSVPSGNSWRVPEEDFLRQYTPEPDLYHNAVYPAMRSLEKTIAKADRYRDNKQSFSAEMEYKKALRIDEDNVRATFGFGLNYLDRGDTEKADLVFRRLVRLNAAFEPEHKHLFNEFGIKLRKAGLFSQAVKYYARARQFTKDDENLLYNFARALHAKGRSDRAVHFLERALEMRPDFPEAKGFLKYLVKPRGEESEGERDFGRDIFLEEDW, encoded by the coding sequence GTGACGCATGGGTTCGACGCCGGCTTCAAAGGCGCGTTTTCCATTTCGTCCGCCTCCAGAGTGGGGGAGGGGGCCACCAAGCGCAAGAACGTGCAGGTATTTTACGTTTTGGCTGAGAAACGCCAGGACGGCCAGTTCGACGTGCGCTATCTCAACGACAACTCCGTTCCCTCTGGCAACTCCTGGCGCGTGCCAGAGGAGGATTTTCTGCGGCAGTACACGCCGGAGCCGGATCTTTACCACAACGCGGTCTACCCGGCCATGCGCAGCCTGGAAAAGACCATCGCCAAGGCGGACCGCTATCGGGACAACAAGCAGAGCTTTTCCGCGGAGATGGAATACAAGAAGGCCCTGCGCATCGACGAGGACAACGTGCGGGCCACCTTCGGCTTCGGTCTGAACTACCTGGACAGGGGGGACACCGAGAAGGCAGATCTTGTTTTCCGCCGCCTTGTCAGGCTGAACGCGGCTTTCGAGCCGGAGCACAAGCACCTTTTCAACGAATTCGGCATCAAGCTGCGCAAGGCGGGCCTGTTCAGCCAGGCGGTGAAATACTACGCCCGGGCCAGGCAGTTCACCAAGGACGACGAGAACCTGCTGTACAACTTCGCCCGGGCGCTGCACGCCAAGGGGCGTTCGGACAGGGCGGTCCACTTTCTGGAAAGGGCCCTGGAGATGCGGCCGGACTTTCCCGAAGCCAAAGGCTTCCTGAAATATCTTGTGAAACCTCGCGGAGAGGAATCGGAAGGGGAGCGGGATTTCGGCCGGGACATCTTTCTGGAGGAAGACTGGTGA
- a CDS encoding cupin domain-containing protein, translated as MVNERPGFAVLGREDVARTSTLSVFRMRIGPGQSVPTHYHSWVADHFFCLKGQMVLRVHDPEERFELLAGDSATVEPGRAHALRNESGEECVFLLVQGVGEYDFNHVEM; from the coding sequence ATGGTGAACGAACGGCCGGGATTCGCGGTATTGGGACGGGAAGACGTCGCCAGGACGTCGACCCTGTCCGTGTTCAGAATGCGTATAGGGCCTGGGCAGAGTGTGCCGACCCACTACCATTCCTGGGTCGCGGACCACTTTTTCTGCCTCAAGGGGCAAATGGTGCTGCGGGTCCACGACCCAGAGGAGCGATTCGAGCTTCTGGCCGGGGATTCGGCCACCGTGGAGCCCGGCAGAGCGCATGCCCTGCGCAACGAAAGCGGAGAGGAATGCGTGTTCCTGCTGGTGCAGGGCGTCGGCGAGTACGATTTCAACCACGTGGAGATGTGA
- a CDS encoding pyridoxal-phosphate-dependent aminotransferase family protein, whose amino-acid sequence MPLEEFDDLRLFITGPTYVRPEVRRAGALPEFGHRDSENAKRMGPIQTHLRALAGAGEEWLPMLLGGSGTTAMEAAIRSLSAPGENVLNVVVGAFGELYHTITRACGRKAAALRFAPGQPVDLEVLEASLAEHRPDVVTLTHNETSTGVISDVAAACGVAREHGVLPLVDGVSLLGGAPVDLESMGAACYCSSTQKSLALPAGFGIAFVSDEALDKAGRVADKGYVTDFARHAAKARAGQTLTTPNTTLLNQMAVQLTYIMEEEGMENRFARHKRMRSMVEEFADSLDGFDMLAAPGSRSPTLSCLRAPRGAGVADLKALKETMRAKGYLFDPGYSKLNVALEESGERVCFRIGHMGDMTEDMLSAYLDDLRGPLCELAEIAGENA is encoded by the coding sequence ATGCCCCTGGAAGAATTCGACGACCTGCGACTTTTCATCACCGGCCCCACCTACGTCCGCCCGGAAGTCCGCCGGGCCGGGGCGCTGCCGGAGTTCGGCCACCGCGACAGCGAGAACGCCAAACGCATGGGGCCCATCCAGACCCACCTGCGCGCCCTGGCCGGGGCCGGGGAGGAGTGGCTGCCTATGCTTCTGGGCGGCTCCGGCACCACGGCCATGGAGGCCGCCATCCGCAGCCTGTCCGCCCCTGGAGAGAACGTGCTCAACGTGGTGGTGGGGGCCTTCGGCGAACTGTACCACACCATCACCCGCGCCTGCGGGCGCAAGGCGGCCGCCCTGCGCTTCGCTCCCGGCCAGCCGGTGGACCTGGAAGTGCTTGAGGCCTCCCTGGCGGAGCACCGTCCGGACGTGGTCACCCTGACCCACAACGAGACATCCACCGGCGTTATTTCCGACGTGGCCGCCGCCTGCGGGGTGGCGCGCGAGCACGGGGTCCTGCCCCTGGTGGACGGCGTCAGCCTGCTTGGCGGCGCGCCGGTGGACCTGGAGTCCATGGGCGCTGCCTGCTACTGCTCCTCCACTCAGAAGAGCCTCGCGCTGCCCGCCGGCTTCGGCATCGCCTTCGTCTCGGACGAGGCCCTGGACAAGGCGGGCCGGGTGGCTGACAAGGGCTACGTCACAGACTTCGCCCGCCACGCGGCCAAGGCCCGCGCAGGGCAGACTCTGACCACGCCCAACACGACCCTGCTCAACCAGATGGCCGTGCAGCTGACGTACATCATGGAGGAGGAGGGCATGGAGAACCGCTTCGCCAGGCACAAGCGCATGCGGAGCATGGTGGAGGAGTTCGCCGATTCCCTGGATGGTTTCGACATGCTGGCCGCCCCGGGGTCTCGTTCGCCCACCCTCAGTTGCTTGCGGGCGCCGCGCGGGGCCGGGGTGGCCGATCTCAAGGCCCTCAAGGAGACCATGCGGGCCAAGGGCTACCTGTTCGACCCCGGCTACTCCAAACTCAACGTCGCCCTGGAGGAAAGCGGTGAGCGGGTCTGCTTCCGCATCGGCCACATGGGCGACATGACCGAGGACATGCTGTCCGCCTACCTCGACGACCTGCGCGGCCCGCTGTGTGAGCTGGCCGAAATCGCCGGAGAAAACGCATGA
- a CDS encoding peptidylprolyl isomerase, whose translation MKRILFCLLLLAALAAHAWAADESAAGKAERPLVRIETTMGNILIELWPGKAPITVENFLAHVEYGHYEGTIFHRVVEDFVIQGGGFEPGLEFREPPFPPIGNEARSDVRNTRGTVAMARTEDPHSARAQFYINLMNNAALDHRGEARGRWGYTVFGRVKRGMRTVEAIHRLPTTTVRGMPDVPEEPPVITAVRVIESGQVN comes from the coding sequence ATGAAACGCATTCTGTTCTGTCTGCTTCTGCTGGCGGCCTTGGCCGCGCACGCCTGGGCGGCCGACGAGTCCGCCGCTGGGAAAGCCGAGCGTCCCCTGGTGCGCATCGAGACCACCATGGGGAACATCCTCATCGAGCTGTGGCCGGGCAAAGCCCCAATAACCGTGGAGAACTTTCTGGCTCATGTGGAGTACGGCCACTACGAGGGAACAATTTTTCACCGCGTGGTGGAGGACTTCGTCATCCAGGGCGGCGGCTTCGAACCGGGTCTGGAATTCCGCGAGCCGCCTTTCCCGCCCATCGGGAACGAGGCCCGCTCCGATGTGCGCAACACCCGTGGCACCGTGGCTATGGCCCGCACGGAAGACCCCCACAGCGCCCGGGCGCAGTTCTACATAAACCTCATGAACAACGCCGCCCTGGACCACAGGGGGGAGGCCAGGGGGCGCTGGGGCTATACCGTGTTCGGCCGGGTCAAGCGCGGCATGCGAACGGTGGAGGCCATCCACCGGCTGCCCACCACCACGGTGCGCGGCATGCCGGACGTTCCCGAGGAGCCGCCGGTCATCACCGCCGTGCGGGTGATAGAGTCCGGGCAGGTTAATTGA
- a CDS encoding 3D domain-containing protein, which yields MQKNRVAIAVFSALALVAVQAAFLHHTDPRTGWREMEVTVTAYTSTPGQTQGDPYVGAWNNRLTPGERAIAVSRDLLRHGLENGEKVWIEGFDKPWEVRDKMNRRYERRIDLYFGDDYSRAREFGRQTRTIRWTEESG from the coding sequence ATGCAAAAAAACCGGGTCGCCATCGCCGTATTCTCCGCCCTGGCCTTGGTGGCCGTCCAGGCCGCCTTTCTCCACCATACCGACCCCCGCACGGGGTGGCGCGAGATGGAGGTCACGGTCACGGCCTACACCTCCACTCCCGGACAGACCCAGGGCGACCCGTACGTTGGCGCCTGGAACAACCGCCTCACGCCCGGGGAGCGGGCCATTGCCGTGTCGCGCGACCTGCTGCGGCACGGGCTGGAAAACGGGGAAAAGGTCTGGATCGAGGGCTTCGACAAGCCTTGGGAGGTGCGGGACAAGATGAACCGTCGCTATGAGCGCCGCATCGACCTCTATTTCGGCGACGACTACAGCCGCGCCCGCGAGTTCGGACGGCAGACGCGGACCATTCGCTGGACAGAGGAAAGCGGCTAA
- a CDS encoding universal stress protein produces MDVKTILWPTDLSKKSVKAAPHVVEMAQKYGAKVVVLYVAVDLCSYFPAYGNYPSGQEIEKFQSWEMENAKKRLEKVCEEEFKACPNLEMKLVTGKAAESILQTAKAEDVDMIAMTGSDYEHIDSGHVQFSEVARKVVEQSPVPVQIIK; encoded by the coding sequence ATGGACGTGAAGACTATTCTCTGGCCCACCGACCTTTCCAAGAAGTCAGTCAAGGCGGCCCCCCACGTGGTCGAGATGGCCCAGAAGTATGGCGCTAAGGTGGTCGTGCTCTATGTGGCCGTCGACCTGTGTTCCTATTTCCCTGCCTACGGAAACTATCCCAGCGGCCAGGAAATCGAGAAATTCCAGAGTTGGGAGATGGAGAACGCCAAAAAGCGACTGGAGAAAGTCTGCGAGGAAGAATTCAAGGCCTGCCCGAACCTTGAGATGAAGCTTGTCACCGGCAAGGCGGCGGAATCCATTCTGCAAACCGCCAAGGCCGAGGACGTGGACATGATCGCCATGACCGGCAGCGACTACGAGCACATCGACTCGGGGCACGTCCAGTTCTCCGAGGTGGCCCGCAAGGTCGTGGAGCAATCTCCGGTTCCGGTGCAGATCATCAAGTAG
- a CDS encoding ammonium transporter, which produces MNAADTGFILICAALVMFMTPGLALFYGGMVRAKNVLGTLMQSFILIGVVSVVWAVLGYSLSFGTDIGGFIGGLDFVGLSGVGMGVENSPADNLSHLTFMIFQCMFAVITPALITGAFAERMRFPAFLAFSVAWLLVVYAPMCHWVWGGGWMGEMGALDFAGGAVVHMSSGAAALAACLVIGPRKGFRKEPHMPHNLPMTLLGGGILWFGWFGFNAGSALAADGLAASAFVATHLAASAGALGWIAVEWKHAGKPTTLGAVSGAVAGLVAITPAAGFVTPMPAIVIGLFAGGICYGGVLLKTKLGYDDSLDVVGIHGIGGTWGALATGLFASIGAEGLFHGNPEQLWIQFVSVVATWVYCFAASFILLKLADAFFGLRVNDEDEVRGVDVAEHSEAGYQI; this is translated from the coding sequence ATGAACGCGGCCGATACCGGTTTCATCCTCATCTGCGCCGCCCTGGTCATGTTCATGACCCCGGGGCTGGCGCTGTTCTACGGCGGAATGGTCCGGGCAAAGAACGTGCTCGGCACCCTCATGCAGAGCTTCATCCTCATCGGCGTGGTCAGCGTCGTCTGGGCCGTGCTGGGCTACTCCCTGTCCTTCGGAACGGATATCGGGGGCTTCATCGGCGGACTGGATTTCGTCGGCCTGTCCGGCGTGGGCATGGGCGTGGAGAACTCCCCCGCGGACAACCTCTCCCACCTGACCTTCATGATCTTCCAGTGCATGTTCGCGGTAATCACCCCCGCGCTCATCACCGGCGCGTTCGCCGAGCGCATGCGCTTCCCCGCCTTCCTGGCCTTCTCCGTGGCTTGGCTGCTGGTGGTCTACGCCCCCATGTGCCACTGGGTCTGGGGCGGCGGCTGGATGGGCGAGATGGGCGCGCTTGACTTCGCGGGCGGCGCGGTGGTCCACATGAGCTCCGGCGCGGCCGCGCTGGCGGCCTGCCTGGTCATCGGCCCGCGCAAGGGCTTCCGCAAGGAGCCCCACATGCCGCACAACCTGCCCATGACCCTGCTTGGCGGCGGAATCCTCTGGTTCGGCTGGTTCGGCTTCAACGCGGGCAGCGCCCTGGCCGCGGACGGCCTGGCCGCATCCGCCTTCGTGGCCACACACCTGGCCGCCTCCGCCGGAGCCCTGGGCTGGATCGCCGTGGAGTGGAAACACGCGGGCAAGCCCACCACCCTGGGCGCGGTCTCCGGCGCGGTGGCGGGACTGGTGGCCATCACCCCGGCCGCAGGGTTCGTCACTCCCATGCCCGCCATCGTCATCGGCTTGTTTGCCGGCGGCATCTGCTACGGCGGCGTGCTGCTCAAGACCAAGCTCGGCTACGACGACTCCCTGGACGTGGTCGGCATCCACGGCATCGGCGGCACCTGGGGCGCTCTGGCCACGGGCCTGTTTGCCTCCATCGGCGCCGAGGGCCTGTTCCACGGCAACCCGGAGCAGCTCTGGATCCAGTTCGTCTCCGTGGTGGCCACCTGGGTCTACTGCTTCGCCGCCAGCTTCATCCTGCTCAAGCTGGCCGACGCTTTCTTCGGCCTGCGTGTGAACGACGAGGACGAGGTGCGCGGCGTGGATGTTGCCGAGCACTCCGAGGCCGGGTACCAGATCTAA
- a CDS encoding P-II family nitrogen regulator encodes MKKIEIIIRPFKLEEVKDALTRAGVTGMTVTEVKGFGRQRGHKEVYRGAEYQVDFVAKAKIDVVVDDDRVREIVEAASKAAATGEVGDGKIFVSPVDETMRIRTGESGPEAL; translated from the coding sequence ATGAAGAAGATCGAGATCATCATCCGGCCTTTCAAGCTGGAGGAAGTCAAGGACGCCCTGACCCGCGCCGGCGTGACCGGCATGACCGTCACCGAGGTCAAGGGCTTCGGCAGGCAGCGAGGCCATAAGGAGGTCTACAGGGGCGCCGAATACCAAGTGGATTTCGTGGCCAAGGCCAAGATCGACGTGGTGGTCGACGACGACCGCGTCCGCGAGATCGTGGAGGCGGCCAGCAAGGCCGCCGCAACCGGCGAGGTGGGAGACGGCAAGATCTTCGTCTCCCCCGTGGACGAGACCATGCGCATCCGTACCGGCGAATCCGGTCCGGAAGCCCTTTAG
- a CDS encoding HD domain-containing protein, with product MSPLAVERLLAGRRALFETRARGPAALRSLAGDHARLADACLAELAGGDWGGSLCLAQGGHGRGALCPGSDLDLLFLFPEPPGEEAAAKLTRRLIRPLWDAGLRVDYSLRGLEECLDLASSDPKVAAELLDARPLPGQERSGLVRDLRLGLTRRVDPGAFRDWLLERRRPYSLLSPDLKMGRGGWRDAASIGWLARLSGRPVPPLEAGALDRAEAMLVAARWALHLQRDKPAERLEHPHHRAVAQAMGFAGEEVPWMLGELHRAMETVHLGLESVLYGRAPSYARLRSFPRLCGLLADGPPPGLAEREAIRSSLSRTARLGPESQVSLDALLDLLAAPNGWERACRLLDLGGLDGLLPEFTATAHFTPMDGLHELANGRHALRTAARLAAPDDDTPRTVREMLPRAGSRRALVLAGLLHDAAKGGEEHEHRGADLARVVLGRLGEPEGVIEEVAFLVERHLLLPLAAQRGDPSDETSAARAAALCGSPERLASLAALAAADGSATGPRAWGDWQEHLLGDFVRRALAQFTSGALAEPHAAETILRRRDRFRVLAPDKAEAERFLDAAPPRYLLRTPAEEMAAHLDLYRDYLRAAEEDRARRTSRFAGLGLVVQRARDRLDLGAVELTIVAPDQPRLFAMLCGACGLHGASILEASAHTFSPGGQGMALDVFLVEPPPAAAEEFGERVARDVRWAATGKLDLAYRLAQKRASPLAPGPDAPAPGSVVRLSDGEDGAPATIEVEAGDRLGRLFDLASVLADFDLRILWARASTSEGRIGDVFRVRGPQGASLGPPALREELRRALLDVLAE from the coding sequence ATGTCCCCCCTGGCCGTGGAGCGACTGCTGGCCGGACGGCGGGCCCTGTTTGAAACCAGGGCTCGCGGTCCGGCCGCTTTGCGTTCTCTGGCCGGAGACCACGCCCGGCTGGCGGACGCCTGCTTGGCCGAGTTGGCGGGCGGGGACTGGGGAGGCTCCCTCTGCCTCGCCCAAGGCGGCCACGGACGGGGCGCGCTCTGCCCGGGCTCCGACCTGGACCTGCTTTTCCTGTTCCCCGAACCACCCGGCGAGGAGGCCGCCGCCAAGCTGACCCGCCGCCTGATACGCCCCCTGTGGGACGCGGGACTGCGGGTGGACTACAGTTTGCGCGGCCTGGAGGAATGTCTGGATCTGGCATCCTCCGATCCCAAGGTGGCGGCCGAACTGCTGGATGCCCGCCCCCTCCCCGGCCAGGAGCGGTCCGGCCTCGTTCGCGACCTGCGGCTTGGGCTGACGCGGCGGGTGGACCCCGGCGCGTTCCGCGACTGGCTGCTGGAGCGGCGCAGGCCGTATTCCCTGCTTTCCCCGGACCTGAAGATGGGCCGGGGCGGCTGGCGCGACGCCGCCTCCATCGGCTGGTTGGCCCGGCTTTCCGGCCGTCCTGTGCCGCCCCTGGAAGCCGGGGCCCTGGACCGGGCCGAGGCGATGCTCGTGGCCGCCCGCTGGGCGCTGCACCTGCAGCGGGACAAGCCCGCCGAGCGGCTGGAACACCCCCACCACCGGGCAGTGGCGCAAGCCATGGGGTTCGCGGGGGAGGAGGTCCCCTGGATGCTGGGGGAACTGCACCGGGCCATGGAAACCGTGCACCTGGGGCTGGAGTCCGTCCTGTACGGCCGCGCCCCCTCCTACGCGCGGCTGCGTTCCTTCCCCCGTCTCTGCGGCCTCCTGGCCGACGGGCCGCCCCCCGGCCTTGCGGAGCGCGAGGCGATTCGATCCTCTCTTTCCCGAACCGCGCGGTTGGGCCCGGAATCCCAGGTATCTCTGGACGCCCTGCTGGACCTGCTGGCCGCGCCCAACGGCTGGGAGCGGGCCTGCCGCCTGTTGGATTTGGGCGGGCTGGACGGGCTGCTGCCGGAGTTCACTGCCACGGCCCACTTCACTCCCATGGACGGCCTGCACGAGCTGGCCAACGGCCGCCACGCCCTGCGCACCGCGGCCCGGCTTGCCGCGCCAGATGACGACACGCCCCGGACGGTGCGGGAGATGCTGCCCCGCGCCGGGAGCCGCCGCGCCCTGGTGCTGGCCGGACTGCTGCATGACGCGGCCAAGGGCGGGGAGGAGCACGAGCATCGCGGCGCGGACTTGGCGCGGGTGGTGCTGGGCCGATTGGGCGAGCCGGAGGGGGTGATCGAGGAGGTGGCCTTTCTGGTGGAGCGCCATCTGCTGCTGCCCCTGGCCGCCCAGCGGGGCGACCCTTCGGATGAGACGTCCGCCGCCCGCGCGGCCGCTTTGTGCGGTTCCCCGGAGCGGCTGGCCTCCCTGGCCGCGCTTGCGGCGGCGGACGGCTCGGCCACCGGGCCGCGCGCCTGGGGCGACTGGCAGGAGCACCTGCTGGGCGACTTCGTCCGCCGTGCTCTGGCCCAGTTTACCTCCGGGGCGCTGGCCGAGCCCCACGCAGCGGAGACCATCCTTCGCCGCCGCGACCGCTTCCGGGTCCTGGCCCCGGACAAGGCCGAGGCGGAACGCTTTCTGGACGCCGCTCCGCCGCGCTATCTGCTGCGCACCCCGGCGGAGGAGATGGCGGCCCATCTGGACCTGTACCGTGACTACCTGCGGGCGGCGGAGGAGGACCGGGCGCGGCGCACCTCACGTTTCGCCGGACTGGGGCTGGTGGTGCAGCGCGCCAGGGATCGCCTGGATCTGGGCGCGGTGGAGCTGACCATCGTCGCCCCGGACCAGCCGCGCCTCTTCGCCATGCTCTGCGGGGCCTGCGGCCTGCACGGGGCGTCCATCCTGGAGGCCTCGGCCCACACCTTTTCCCCGGGCGGGCAGGGCATGGCCCTGGACGTCTTTCTGGTGGAGCCGCCCCCGGCGGCAGCGGAGGAGTTCGGCGAGCGGGTGGCCCGCGACGTGCGCTGGGCCGCCACGGGCAAGCTGGACCTGGCCTACCGGCTGGCCCAAAAGCGGGCCTCGCCCCTGGCCCCCGGCCCGGACGCGCCCGCGCCCGGGTCCGTGGTGCGGCTGTCGGACGGGGAGGATGGGGCTCCGGCCACCATTGAAGTGGAGGCCGGGGACAGGCTGGGGCGACTTTTCGATCTGGCCAGCGTGCTGGCGGATTTCGACCTGCGCATTCTTTGGGCGCGGGCCTCCACGTCCGAGGGGCGCATTGGCGATGTATTCCGGGTGCGGGGGCCGCAGGGGGCCAGCCTGGGGCCTCCGGCCCTGCGGGAGGAGCTGCGCCGCGCCCTGCTGGACGTCCTGGCGGAGTGA